AGAGGTCGCGCCGGTCGTTGATGTTCTGCAGATTCCTGCGTTCCTTTGTAGGCAAACGGATCTTCTCGTTGCTGCGGCCAAGACAGGTCGCGCGATCAATGTGAAGAAAGGGCAGTTCCTGGCCCCTTGGGATATGAAGAACGTGCAGGCCAAGTTCACGGAGAGCGGTAATCCGAACGTCATGCTGTGCGAACGAGGCGCTTCGTTTGGCTATAACACGCTTGTATCCGACATGCGTTCATTGCCCATCATGGCTGCCATGGGCTCACCGGTCATCTTCGATGCAACCCACTCCGTTCAGCAGCCGGGCGGGCAGGGTGGCTCCACTGGCGGCCAGCGCGAATTCGTCGAGACACTGGCGCGCGCCGCTGTGGCTGTCGGTGTCGCCGGCGTCTTCATCGAAAGCCATCAGGATCCCGACAATGCACCTTCTGACGGACCAAACATGGTCAAGCTTCAGGACCTTCCGCGTCTGCTGGAAACATTGATGGCCTTCGATGCCGTTGCCAAGCGTTCCGCTTAGTGGCGCCCATGGCAGCTTGAATATCGAGCTGTCATACGCGTGCCATTGTATTTTCTGCCTTGTTGGGTAAGACAGGCACATACTTTCACCGCACAGCACAGGATGAGCTTATGACAGCTATTACGGACATTATCGCGCGCGAAATTCTCGACAGCCGTGGCAACCCGACCGTTGAAGTTGATGTCCACCTCGAAGACGGCAGCATGGGCCGTGCGGCTGTTCCCTCCGGCGCATCCACGGGTGCACATGAAGCGGTCGAGCTTCGCGACGGTGGCAAGCGTTACCTCGGCAAGGGTGTCGAGAAGGCTGTCGAAGCCGTCAACGGCGAGATTTTTGATGCGGTTGGCGGTCACGACGCTGAAAACCAGATCCTCATCGATAACCTGATGCGTGAGCTCGACGGCACCCCGAACAAGTCTCGCCTCGGTGCGAATGCTATCCTCGGTGTTTCGCTTGCCGTTGCAAAGGCCGCTGCAGAAGCCTCTGGCCTGCCGCTCTTCCGTTATGTGGGTGGCCCGAACGCCCGCCTGCTGCCGGTTCCAATGATGAACATCATCAACGGCGGTGCGCATGCCGACAATCCGATCGATTTCCAGGAATTCATGATCATGCCGGTCGGTGCGGAAAACATCCGCGACGCCGTACGCATGGGCTCCGAAGTCTTCCACGTTCTCAAGAAGGAACTGTCGGCACAGGGCCACAACACCAACGTCGGTGACGAAGGTGGTTTCGCGCCCGGCCTCAAGAGTGCACCAGAAGCGCTCGATTTCATCATGAGGTCGATCGAAAAGGCTGGCTATCGTCCGGGCGACGATATGCAGCTGGCACTCGACTGCGCTTCTACTGAATTCTTCAAGGACGGAAAATACGTCATGGAAGGCGAGGGTCGCACGCTCGAGCCGGAGGCTATGGCTGATTATCTGGCCGAGCTTGCCGCCAAGTATCCGATCATTTCCATTGAAGACGGCATGGCGGAAGACGACTGGAACGGCTGGAAATACCTGACCGACAAGATCGGCAGCAAGGTTCAGCTTGTAGGAGACGATCTGTTCGTCACCAACTCGTCGCGTCTGCGCGACGGCATCAAGATGGGCGTTGCCAATTCAATCCTCGTGAAGGTCAACCAGATCGGCTCACTCACCGAGACTCTGGATGCTGTGGAAACGGCGCATAAGGCTGGCTACACTGCCGTCATGTCACACCGCTCTGGCGAAACCGAGGATTCGACGATTGCCGATCTCGCCGTTGCGACCAACTGCGGACAGATCAAGACGGGTTCGCTCTCACGTTCCGACCGTATTGCTAAGTACAACCAGCTGATTCGTATCGAAGAAATGCTGGGCCCGCAGGCGGCCTACGCAGGTCGTTCGATCCTGCGCGCATAATTCGGTCTTCCGGTCACGATTTCGAGGCGGCAACCCATTGCGGTTGCCGCCTTTTTTGTTGTCCGCGTCCCGCTGACATTCATGGTCAACGATTGATTAAGCAAACTCTGGCAATCTGCAGACCGTAATGCGTGTCAGGAAATCGATATGTGGACCAAGCATCATAAAGAGCGAAAACTGGGGCGTTTGGTCCTTCCCGCTATTACCATCGCCTTCGTCTCCTATTTCAGTTATCATTCCATTCATGGTGATCTTGGACTGATCGCCACGGAGAAATTCGAGCGTACTCGGGTGGAGAGAGCTGTTGCGCTTGAAAAGCTGGTAGCAAAGCGGGAGGCTTTGGAACGGCAGGTTCGCCTGTTGAGCGACGGTTCGCTGGAAAAAGACATGCTGGACGAAATTGCGCGATACCAGCTCAATGTTTCTCGCAAAGACGAGATCACCGTTTTTCGCAGCTATTTCTGAATTAACCTAAAATTGGTTAAATCAACTTTTTCTTAGTGATTCCAGATAGTTGATTATCATGTGAGCCATGCATTTATGGCATTGCTGAGGCGTGAATTCTTCCCTATGGTACGCGCAACCAAACAAACGCGCAGGGAGGTTATGAATGGCGCCGAAGCAATCCGCGTCCGCACCCGTCCGTAAGGCGGCTGCGAAGCCTGCAAAGAAAGACTTCAACGGCGGAACCATTGCCGAATTCAACAAGAATGACGAGCTGAGCGCCTATCGCGAGATGCTGCTCATCCGCCGCTTTGAGGAAAAGGCCGGCCAGCTTTATGGCATGGGCTTCATCGGCGGTTTCTGTCACCTTTACATCGGCCAGGAAGCTGTCGTCATCGGCATGCAGATGGCGATGAAGGAAGGTGACCAGGTCATCACCGGTTACCGCGATCATGGTCACATGCTGGCGACTGGCATGACGGCCCGCGGTGTCATGGCAGAGTTGACGGGGCGTCGGGGCGGCTATTCCAAGGGGAAGGGCGGCTCCATGCACATGTTCTCCAAGGAAAAGCATTTCTATGGTGGCCACGGCATCGTCGGTGCGCAGGTCTCGCTCGGTACAGGTCTTGGCTTTGCCAACAAGTATCGCGGCAATGACAACGTTTCGATCGCCTATTTCGGTGATGGCGCTGCCAACCAGGGTCAGGTCTATGAAAGCTTCAACATGGCCAACCTGTGGAAGCTGCCGGTCATCTACGTGATCGAGAACAACCGCTACGCCATGGGCACCTCGGTCGCGCGCGCTTCCGCGCAGACGGACTTCTCCCAGCGTGGTGCGTCCTTCGGCATTCCCGGTTATCAGGTCGATGGCATGGATGTTCGCGCCGTCAAGGCTGCGGCCGACGAGGCGATGGAACATTGCCGCTCTGGCAAGGGCCCAATCATCCTCGAAATGCTGACATACCGCTACCGCGGCCACTCGATGTCGGACCCGGCGAAGTATCGTTCGAAGGACGAAGTCCAGAAGATGCGCTCCGAGCACGATCCGATCGAGCAGGTACGCGCGCGCCTGCTCGAAAAGGGCTGGGCGACCGAAGATGAGCTGAAGGCGATCGACAAGGACGTCCGTGATATCGTCGCAGACAGCGCCGATTTCGCACAGAGCGATCCGGAGCCGGATGTATCCGAGCTCTACACCGACATTCTGCTCTAATCGGGGAGGGAACCCATGCCTATCAATATCCTTATGCCCGCCCTCTCTCCGACCATGGAAGAAGGCACTCTGTCGAAGTGGCTCAAGAACGAAGGTGACAAGGTCACCTCGGGTGATGTGATTGCCGAGATCGAGACCGACAAGGCGACCATGGAAGTTGAAGCTGTCGACGAGGGCGTCATCGGCAAGTTGCTGATTGCTGCCGGTACCGAAAACGTGAAAGTCAACACGCCAATCGCGGTTCTTCTGCAAGACGGCGAAAGTGCCGATGCCGTGGCTGCTGCGCCGAAGGCTGACGCCGATACGCCTGCTGCAACCTCTGATGCATCGGGTGGCAAAGCGCGCGAAAGTGCGGATGAGCCTACCGCTGCTGCTGACAGCAAGGTTCCTGCCCAGCCGAAGGTTGATGTCGCCGCTGATCCCGATATCCCAGCTGGGACGGAAATGGTGTCGACCACCGTTCGCGAAGCTCTCCGCGATGCCATGGCAGAAGAAATGCGCCGGGATCCCGACGTATTCGTCATGGGCGAAGAGGTTGCCGAATATCAGGGTGCCTATAAGGTCACCCAGGGTCTGCTTCAGGAGTTCGGCGCAAACCGCGTTATTGATACTCCGATCACCGAGCATGGCTTTGCTGGCGTTGGCGTTGGTGCGGCAATGGCTGGTCTGAAGCCGATCGTTGAGTTCATGACCTTCAATTTCGCCATGCAGGCGATTGACCAGATCATCAACTCCGCTGCGAAGACGCTCTATATGTCCGGTGGCCAGATGGGTGCGCCGATGGTGTTCCGCGGCCCCAACGGTGCTGCTGCCCGCGTCGCCGCCCAGCACAGCCAGGATTATGCCGCTTGGTATAGCCACATTCCGGGCCTCAAGGTCGTCGTTCCCTATACGGCTGCTGATGCGAAGGGTCTTCTGAAGGCCGCGATTCGTGACCCGAATCCGGTGATCTTCCTGGAAAACGAAATCCTGTACGGCCAGTCTTTCGACGTGCCGAAGCTGGATGATTTCGTCCTGCCGATCGGCAAGGCGCGCATTCATCGCAAGGGCAAGGATGTGACGCTGGTTTCCTGGGGCATTGGTATGACCTATGCGGTCAAGGCTGTTGCTGAACTGGAGAAGGCTGGTATCGATGTCGAATTGATCGATCTGCGGACAATTCGTCCGATGGACCTGCCGACCGTCATCGAATCCGTCAAGAAGACCGGTCGTCTTGTCACGATCGAGGAAGGCTTCCCGCAGTCGTCCGTCGGTGACTTCATTGCCAACTCGGTTCAGCGCGAAGCTTTCGATTACCTCGATGCTCCGGTCCTGACGATTGCTGGCAAGGACGTGCCGATGCCTTACGCGGCCAACCTCGAAAAGCTCGCTCTGCCGAACGTCGGCGAAGTGGTTCAGGCCGTCAAAGCTGTTTGCTACAAGTAAGAGGAGGGTAGGCTCATGCCGATCAATATCACGATGCCTGCCCTCTCTCCCACCATGGAAGAGGGCAACCTCGCCAAGTGGCTTGTGAAGGAAGGCGACAAGATCAAGTCTGGCGATGTCATCGCGGAGATCGAAACCGACAAGGCGACCATGGAAGTGGAAGCCGTCGATGAGGGCGTGGTCGCCAAGATCGTCGTACCTGCTGGCACGGAAGGCGTGAAGGTCAATGCCCTGATCGCAATCCTTGCTGAGGAAGGTGAGGATGTTTCCGCCGCTGCATCTGGTAGCGCTTCTGCTGCTCCAGCTGCCAAGGCGGAAGCTGCGCCTGCTCCGAAGGCAGAGGCGGCACCTGCTGCCGCCCCGGCGCCAAAGGCTGAGGCCGCATCGGCTCCTGCGTCTTCCGGCGATCGGGTATTCTCTTCCCCGCTTGCACGACGTCTGGCCAAGGAAGCTGGTCTCGATCTTGCCAAGGTTTCCGGATCGGGTCCGAAGGGCCGCGTCGTGAAGTCGGATGTCGAAAAGGCTGTTGCCGGCGGTTCTGCCAAGGCTGCACCAGCTGCAGCTCCTGCACCTGCCGCAGCGCCTGCTCCGTCCAAGGGCACATCGGAAGAAGCCGTGCTCAAGCTGTTCGAACAGGGCTCTTACGAACTCGTGCCGCATGACGGCATGCGCAAGACGATTGCCAAGCGCCTTCAGGAGTCGAAGCAGACGATCCCACATTTCTACGTCTCCGTGGATTGCGAACTCGATGCTCTCCTCGCTCTGCGTGCACAGCTCAATGCTGCCGCACCTGAGAAGGATGGCAAGCCGGTCTACAAGCTCTCGGTCAACGACATGGTGATCAAGGCGCTTGCACTGGCTCTGCGTGATGTGCCGGATGCCAACGTCTCCTGGACGGATAGCGCCATGGTCAAGCACAAGCATTCGGATGTTGGCGTTGCCGTTTCCATTCCGGGTGGTTTGATCACGCCGATCATTCGTAAGGCTGAAACCAAGAGCCTGTCCGCGATCTCGAACGAGATGAAGGACTATGGCAAGCGCGCCAAGGAGCGGAAGCTGAAGCCCGAGGAATATCAGGGTGGTACGACCGCGGTTTCCAATATGGGCATGATGGGCGTGAAGAACTTCGCCGCTGTCGTCAACCCACCACATGCGACCATTTTGGCGGTTGGTGCGGGTGAAGAGCGTGTCGTCGTTAAAAAGGGCGAGATGAAGGTTGCAAACGTCATGACCGTGACGCTTTCAACCGACCACCGTGCGGTCGATGGAGCACTGGGTGCCGAGTTGATCGGTGCGTTCAAGCGTTACATCGAGAACCCAATGGGCATGCTGGTTTAAGACCAGAAAGGCGGCGGTATGAAATCCGTTCTCGCATTTGGCGATAGCCTGACATGGGGATACGACCCGGTAAACCTGGGTCGTCATGCCTATGAGGATCGTTGGACAAGCGTATTGCAGAAATCGCTTGGACATGGTGTCCGGGTCATTGCTGAAGGCTTGAATGGCCGGACCACCGCCTATGATGATCATTTGGCCGACTGCGAGAGAAACGGGGCGAAGCTGCTCCCGAGCCTTCTCGAAACGCACAAACCGGTCGATCTCGTGGTGATCATGCTCGGCACAAACGACATGAAGCGAGGCATCGCGGGCTCTGCCAATCTGGCGGCCAGCGGTATGAAGCGTCTCGTTGATCTCGTTCGCCATCATGTCTGGGGCTTCGATTATGACGCCCCGGATATTCTGTTGGTTTCGCCGCCGAAGACCTGCGAGACAGCGAATGCCCATTTTGCGGCCATGTTTCGTGGCTCGCTCGATGAGTCGGCGATGCTGGCGACTTTGTATCGAGACCTGGCGGATGAGACAGGCTGCGGTTTCTTCGACGCGGGCTCTGTTGCTGTTACGACGCCGCTGGATGGTATCCATCTGGATGCCGAGAATACGCGTGCTATCGGTCGAGGTATCGAGCCGGTCGTGCGTGTGATGCTTGGGCTGTGAGGTCCTTGAGAAGTTTGATCAGGGTCAAGGAGTAGGAATCCGCAGAAGGTAGCATGGGTACCGAAGTCATCAGACGGAGGTAGTCATGACACATACGCCACATCAGCTTGCAGAAGAATTTCCGGAGCATCTGGGCAAGATGCGCCACCTGCGAGAAACAGACGGCCATTTTCACCGGATTTCGAAGGAATACGACGAGGTCAATCATCGAATTCATTTGGGTGAGACAAACATCGAGCCCTGCGATGATTTCCACATGGCGGATCTGCGGAAGCGCCGGATGACCCTGAAGGATGAAATAAGCGGGATGTTGACGCGGGCGGAGCCGCTGGCCTCAGAAGAGGCCTGATCCGGGCCTAACGCTTCCACTCCCGAGAGAACAACAAGGCAAGCCAGAAGCTTGCGGGAATTAGGTTCTGAAGGAGTGGAAGCACCCATGGCTCAATCCTATGACGTGATCATTATCGGCTCCGGCCCCGGCGGCTATGTAACGGCCATTCGATCTGCCCAACTCGGTTTGAAGACGGCGATCGTCGAGCGCGAGCACCTGGGTGGTATCTGCCTGAACTGGGGCTGCATTCCGACGAAGGCGTTGCTGAGATCTGCTGAAATCCTCGATCACGCCAATCATGCAAAGTCCTATGGTTTGACGCTCAACGGCACCATGACGGCCGATGTCAAGGATGTGGTTGCACGTTCGCGTGGCGTTTCCGCCCGTCTGAACGGCGGCGTCGCGTTCCTGATGAAGAAGAACAAGATCGATGTGATCTGGGGTGAAGCGAAGCTCACCAAGCCGGGCGAAATTGTCGTCGGTGCGCCGTCCAAGCCCGCCGTTCAGCCGCAGAATCCGGTTCCCAAGGGTGTGTTGGGTGAAGGTACGTACACCGCGAAGCATATTATCGTCGCTACGGGTGCACGTCCTCGCGCACTGCCGGGTATCGAGCCGGACGGCAAATTGATCTGGACCTATTTCGAAGCCATGAAGCCTGATTTCATGCCGAAGTCGATCGTTGTCATGGGCTCCGGCGCCATCGGTATCGAGTTTGCATCTTTCTATCGTTCCATGGGCGTGGACGTCACCGTCGTCGAGCTGATGGCAAACATCATGCCGGTCGAAGATGCCGAGATTTCTACATTCGCGCGCAAGCAGCTCGAGAAGCGCGGTCTCAAGATCATCACGGAAGCCAAGGTCTCCAAGGTCGATAAGGGTGCCAATTCCATTACGGCTCATGTCGAGACCAAGGATGGCAAAGTTCAACAGATCACTGCAGATCGCCTGATCTCTGCGGTCGGCGTGCAGGGCAATATCGAGAATCTCGGCCTCGAAGCGCTGGGCGTGAAAACCGATCGTGGCTGTATCGTGATTGATGGCTACGGCAAGACGAACATTCCGGGCCTCTACGCAATCGGCGATGTGGCCGGTCCTCCGATGCTGGCTCACAAGGCCGAGCATGAAGGTGTCATCTGCATCGAAAAGATCGCCGGTGTTCCGGGCGTTCACCCAATGGACAAGGCCAAGATTCCGGGTTGCACCTACTGTAACCCGCAAGTTGCTTCCGTCGGTCTCACAGAGGCCAAAGCGAAGGAACAAGGCCGCGATATTCGTGTTGGCCGTTACTCCTTTGCGGCAAACGGAAAGGCCATCGCTCTCGGTGAAGATCAGGGAATGATCAAGACCATCTTCGACAAGAAGACGGGTGAGCTTCTGGGCGCACATATGGTGGGTGCGGAAGTCACCGAGCTCATCCAGGGTTTCGTTGTCGCCATGAACCTGGAGACGACCGAAGAAGAGCTGATGCACACGATTTTCCCGCATCCGACACTCTCGGAAATGATGAAGGAAAGCGTTCTCGACGCCTATGGCAAAGTCCTGAATGCCTGATGCCAAATCGGCCTCGGGCGGCATTGTAACCGCGCGAGGCCAAGCCCATATCGTGTCCGCAAAGGAGGACGCTTCATGGAAGGTCTCGGTTTCTTCGGAACCATTATCATTGGCGGTCTGGCCGGCTGGCTGGCGGGCATGTTGATGGATCTGCGCTTCGGCGTATTCATGAATATCGTGATCGGTGTCGTGGGGGCAGCTTTGGCCACCGCGATCCTGGAACGAGCAGGCATCTGGGTTGAACCCGGCGTCTGGGGTGGCCTCGTAAGCGGTTTCCTTGGCGCCTGTGGTCTGCTATTCGTCGCAAAACTCGTGAGACGCTAGCCTTTTTGGTTTAGAAAGCAATTTTACTATGGTCACTATTCTTGATCGCATGTCCGGTGATGATGCCAAGCGCGTTCGCCATCCGGAGAAGGCGCATCGCCCGGATACCGAGGTCATGCGCAAGCCCGAATGGATCCGCGTGAAGGCGCCCACGTCCAAGGGCTATCAGGAAACGCGGGAGCTTGTGCGTAGCCACAAACTGGTGACTGTGTGCGAAGAGGCAGGTTGTCCCAATATCGGCGAGTGCTGGGACAAGAAGCATGCCACCTTCATGATCATGGGTGAGATCTGCACGCGCGCCTGTGCCTTCTGCAACGTGGCGACCGGCAAGCCGAATGCTCTTGACCTCGAAGAGCCTGCCAATGTCGCCAAGGCCGTCAAGCAGATGGGGCTCAGCCACGTGGTGATCACCTCTGTGGATCGTGACGATCTGGATGATGGTGGCGCCGAGCATTTTGAAAAGGTCATCTGGGCCATCCGCGAGGCTTCCCCTTCGACGACGATCGAAATCCTGACACCTGACTTCCTGAAGAAGCCGGGGGCTTTGGAACGTGTTGTGGCTGCCAAGCCGGACGTCTTCAACCATAACCTTGAAACGGTTCCGGGCAACTATCTGACGGTACGCCCTGGTGCGCGCTATTTTCACTCCATCCGCCTTTTACAGCGCGTGAAGGAGCTTGATCCGACCATGTTCACCAAATCCGGTATCATGGTTGGGCTGGGCGAGGAGCGGAACGAAGTCTTGCAGTTGATGGATGATCTGCGTACGGCAGATGTCGATTTCCTGACGATCGGCCAATATTTGCAGCCGACGCGCAAGCATCACAAGGTCGAGAAGTTTGTCACGCCGGAAGAATTCAAGTCCTATGAGACTGTTGCCTACTCCAAGGGCTTCCTGATGGTTTCCTCCAGCCCCCTGACGCGCTCTTCGCATCACGCTGGTGATGACTTCGCGCGTCTCCGGGAAGCTCGTGCGCGGAAACTCCTCGCTGCTGCGGAGTAGGACCCGCCTAGGTTGAGTTGCTCGATGTGGGTGGTGGTGTGGCGCTGAATCTTATGGTCTTCGCCTCATCCAAGGCCATCCTGATCAAGTATGCCAACATCGGTGCTTCTATTTTTTCGGCGATGTCGCCAGCTTTTTTGAGATGTCTTATCAGTCTGAGCGTGTCATCCATACTGCCATACGCCGATTTCGAAGGGTCTGGGGAAGCGCAGGTTTCCGCCAAGCCCGCAGTTCTTGTAGCTTGATCGACTTCGATTATGGCTAAATTAGAAGTATCCAGTGGTGGTTCGACTAATCGCGGCGAACTGTCACTTGTCTTGACGCTTTTCCGATATTAGCTGAACATCATGCCCAAGTTTGAAAACCATCGCCCCGTACGCCATTCTCCCGAGAACATGTTCGCGCTCGTCGCAGACGTTGAGAAGTATCCGCAGTTTCTTCCACTCTGCGAAGCCTTGTCGGTGCGTTCGCGCAAGGAGCGCGATGGTAAGACATTGCTGATTGCTGATATGACCGTTGGCTATAAGGCGATCCGCGAAACCTTCACCACCCAGGTGCTACTCAATCCAGCCGACCTCGTGATCGATGTGAAATACATCGAAGGTCCGTTCAAGTATCTGGACAATCAATGGCGTTTCCGGGCATCGCCGGAGGGCTGCATCGTAGACTTCCTGATCGACTACGAGTTCAAGAGCAGGATTCTCGGCGCTGTTATGGGCTCCATGTTTGATCGCGCATTCCGCATGTTTGCTGAAGCGTTCGAAGCGCGTGCTGACAAGGTGTATCAGGCCGATAATTCCGCAAGCAGTTGAAGTGCGGTCGTAACCGTCGCCAGTCTCACTTCTGTTCGTCCGATATCGCCGTACTGCATTTCCCTGTGGATCAGGCGACCGTCCCCATGAACGGCGCAGAGGTGGACCAAGCCAACTGGCTTTCCCGGCGTGGCCCCACCCGGTCCGGCGATTCCTGTTACGGCAACGGACAGATGTGCATTGGAACGGATGAGTGCACCCTTGGCCATCTGCAAGGCGGTTTCGCGCGAAACGGCGCCGAATTGCTGCAAGGTCTCTGCTGTAACACCCAGCATATCCATTTTTGCATCGTTGCTGTAGGTGATGAACCCCCGATCAACAACAGCAGAAGAACCGGCGATTTCCGTTAATGCGGCACCGATAAGCCCGCCCGTGCAGCTCTCGGCGGTCGCGATCCTAGTCCGGCGGCAAGCATTCAGCTCGATCACCTTAGTTGCAAGGGTCAAAATCTCCGTTGGAAACTGGCTCATTCTCCAACGATCCCGTAAACCACGGTCGCTGTCGCGATTGCCGCGATTCCTTCCTTGCGGCCAATGAAGCCAATTTTCTCGTTGGTGGTTGCCTTAACAGAGCATCGATCGATCGAGATTGCCAATATTTCCGACAGGTTCTGGCGCATGGCGTCGCGATGGGGAGCCACTTTTGGTGCTTCCGCAATCAAGGAGATGTCGGCATTAGTGATGACGCCGCCTTTTCCACGGACAATCTCCGCTGCGTGCGCCAGAAAAATCCGAGATGCAGCGCCTTTCCATTGCGGATCGGACGGAGGGAAATGGTCGCCGATGTCACCTGCGCCGCACGTTGCCAGAAGCGCGTCCGTCAAGGCATGCAATGCAACGTCTGCATCCGAATGACCGCTGAGTTTCTGGTCATGCGGAATAAAGATGCCGCACAGTGTTACGCCATCGCCTGGCACGAGTTGATGGACATCGTACCCATTCCCTGTTCGAACATCCGGGAATCGTTCCTGTGTCTTGAGCTTGGCATCTGCCATGGCAATATCCTGTGCGGTGGTTAGCTTCACGTTGCTTGATGTGCCAGGGCAAAGCCTCACGGCTATTCCCGCCCATTCTGCGATGGAAGCATCGTCGGTAAAATCTGTCCTGCCACTCGTTGCAGCAGCCTCATGAGCGGCAAGAATCGCTTCGAAGCGAAAGCCTTGAGGCGTTTGCGCGCCATAGAGGTTTGCGCGGGGCACCGTCTCCTCAACGACGCCTGATGCATCTGCCCGCTTCAATGTGTCGGTCACCGCCATTGCGGGAAGAACGCCGGCTGCGCCCTCTGCAAGAATGTCTGCGATGGAATCGAGCAACTGATGCTCGACAAAGGGACGGGCCGCGTCGTGAATCATGACATGTGTGACGCCTGATCCCTTCAATGCATTCAAGCCGGCCAAGACGGACATCTGACGTGTCGCGCCGCCCATCACCGAGTGTATGCGGTTCGCATTGCTGAGGTCATCAATTGCTGTTGCGAACAGGTCAGTATCATCTGGATGAATGACGGTAATAATCGAGACGACCTGATGAGTTGGCTGCCACGTAAGAAATGCATTCAACGTGTGCTGAATGACGGGCAGCCCACCGATGGGCCGGTACTGCTTGGGCCCTTGCTCAGGTGCACCGGCACGCTCGCCACGGCCTGCTGCCACAATAACAACGCCAATCCTCATATTTGCCGCCCATCATACATTGATTTTAAGTTCATCCTCTGATTGACAGCGCAGAACTACAGCTTCAAATCCCGGTTTTCCAGCCTCGCGCCCATAAATGACGCATTCGCGAAAACGCTCTTGGCAAAACCTAAATCAATGAATAAAAATAGGGCAGAAATTTCCGATGCCCGAAAGATCATCAATTGAGTCCATTCAATCCTGCAGCGCCATTCTTCATCGGACCGGTCGAGATCCGGAACCGGATCGTGCTTGCTCCGATGTCGGGCGTGACGGATCTTCCGTACAGGCAACTTGCCTGGCGCTATGGCGCAGGGCTGGTGGTGACGGAAATGGTCGCGAGCCGGGAACTCGTCCATAACAAGGGTGAATCCTGGGAGAGGCTGAAAAGTACCGGCATTCGCCC
The window above is part of the Rhizobium rhizoryzae genome. Proteins encoded here:
- the lipA gene encoding lipoyl synthase; protein product: MVTILDRMSGDDAKRVRHPEKAHRPDTEVMRKPEWIRVKAPTSKGYQETRELVRSHKLVTVCEEAGCPNIGECWDKKHATFMIMGEICTRACAFCNVATGKPNALDLEEPANVAKAVKQMGLSHVVITSVDRDDLDDGGAEHFEKVIWAIREASPSTTIEILTPDFLKKPGALERVVAAKPDVFNHNLETVPGNYLTVRPGARYFHSIRLLQRVKELDPTMFTKSGIMVGLGEERNEVLQLMDDLRTADVDFLTIGQYLQPTRKHHKVEKFVTPEEFKSYETVAYSKGFLMVSSSPLTRSSHHAGDDFARLREARARKLLAAAE
- the lpdA gene encoding dihydrolipoyl dehydrogenase — encoded protein: MAQSYDVIIIGSGPGGYVTAIRSAQLGLKTAIVEREHLGGICLNWGCIPTKALLRSAEILDHANHAKSYGLTLNGTMTADVKDVVARSRGVSARLNGGVAFLMKKNKIDVIWGEAKLTKPGEIVVGAPSKPAVQPQNPVPKGVLGEGTYTAKHIIVATGARPRALPGIEPDGKLIWTYFEAMKPDFMPKSIVVMGSGAIGIEFASFYRSMGVDVTVVELMANIMPVEDAEISTFARKQLEKRGLKIITEAKVSKVDKGANSITAHVETKDGKVQQITADRLISAVGVQGNIENLGLEALGVKTDRGCIVIDGYGKTNIPGLYAIGDVAGPPMLAHKAEHEGVICIEKIAGVPGVHPMDKAKIPGCTYCNPQVASVGLTEAKAKEQGRDIRVGRYSFAANGKAIALGEDQGMIKTIFDKKTGELLGAHMVGAEVTELIQGFVVAMNLETTEEELMHTIFPHPTLSEMMKESVLDAYGKVLNA
- a CDS encoding GlsB/YeaQ/YmgE family stress response membrane protein — protein: MEGLGFFGTIIIGGLAGWLAGMLMDLRFGVFMNIVIGVVGAALATAILERAGIWVEPGVWGGLVSGFLGACGLLFVAKLVRR
- a CDS encoding CinA family protein, giving the protein MSQFPTEILTLATKVIELNACRRTRIATAESCTGGLIGAALTEIAGSSAVVDRGFITYSNDAKMDMLGVTAETLQQFGAVSRETALQMAKGALIRSNAHLSVAVTGIAGPGGATPGKPVGLVHLCAVHGDGRLIHREMQYGDIGRTEVRLATVTTALQLLAELSA
- a CDS encoding bifunctional 2-C-methyl-D-erythritol 4-phosphate cytidylyltransferase/2-C-methyl-D-erythritol 2,4-cyclodiphosphate synthase → MRIGVVIVAAGRGERAGAPEQGPKQYRPIGGLPVIQHTLNAFLTWQPTHQVVSIITVIHPDDTDLFATAIDDLSNANRIHSVMGGATRQMSVLAGLNALKGSGVTHVMIHDAARPFVEHQLLDSIADILAEGAAGVLPAMAVTDTLKRADASGVVEETVPRANLYGAQTPQGFRFEAILAAHEAAATSGRTDFTDDASIAEWAGIAVRLCPGTSSNVKLTTAQDIAMADAKLKTQERFPDVRTGNGYDVHQLVPGDGVTLCGIFIPHDQKLSGHSDADVALHALTDALLATCGAGDIGDHFPPSDPQWKGAASRIFLAHAAEIVRGKGGVITNADISLIAEAPKVAPHRDAMRQNLSEILAISIDRCSVKATTNEKIGFIGRKEGIAAIATATVVYGIVGE
- a CDS encoding type II toxin-antitoxin system RatA family toxin, with product MPKFENHRPVRHSPENMFALVADVEKYPQFLPLCEALSVRSRKERDGKTLLIADMTVGYKAIRETFTTQVLLNPADLVIDVKYIEGPFKYLDNQWRFRASPEGCIVDFLIDYEFKSRILGAVMGSMFDRAFRMFAEAFEARADKVYQADNSASS